Proteins co-encoded in one Cytobacillus sp. NJ13 genomic window:
- a CDS encoding DUF350 domain-containing protein, with protein sequence MKEFWENEFIQTAAYYSVVILCMIVFLAIFELVTKYRNWEEIKNGNIAVAMATGGKIFGIANIFRHSIMHNDTLLTMITWGIFGFFLLLIGYFIFEFLTPKFRIDEEIENNNKAVGFISMVLSIGLSYVIGAGLS encoded by the coding sequence ATGAAAGAATTTTGGGAAAATGAATTTATTCAGACAGCTGCGTATTACAGTGTAGTCATTTTATGTATGATTGTTTTTTTAGCTATTTTTGAATTAGTTACCAAGTATCGCAATTGGGAAGAAATCAAAAATGGAAATATCGCTGTAGCAATGGCGACCGGCGGAAAAATTTTTGGGATTGCAAATATCTTCAGGCATTCCATCATGCATAATGATACCTTGCTGACAATGATTACCTGGGGAATTTTTGGATTTTTTCTTTTATTGATCGGCTATTTCATATTTGAATTTTTAACACCTAAGTTTAGAATAGACGAAGAAATTGAAAATAATAACAAAGCAGTCGGTTTTATTTCCATGGTGCTGTCAATCGGATTGTCTTATGTAATTGGTGCAGGTTTATCATAA
- a CDS encoding endonuclease MutS2, translating to MQERVLKILEFNKVKEQLLEHVSSSLGRKKAINIRPSTEYEEVIRRQEETDEAVTVLRIKGNIPLGGIFDIRPHVKRAVIGGMLSPQELNQISSTIHASRQMKRFIEEFAEEESSLPILLGYTDKIIVLAELETSIRNAVDDNGEVLDSASETLRSLRNQLRTKESRVRERLESMIRSSSAQKMLSDAIITIRNDRFVIPVKQEYRGHYGGIIHDQSSSGQTLFIEPASIVQLNNELQGIRVKEQQEIERILIALSGQTAENSSELETIVDVLGEIDFMFAKARYSKRIKASKPKINNDGKISLFKARHPLIPIDEVVANDIKLGAEYSTIVITGPNTGGKTVTLKTVGLCTLMAQAGLQIPALDGSETAVFGNVYADIGDEQSIEQSLSTFSSHMVNIVDILDQVDFNSLVLFDELGAGTDPQEGAALAISILDEVYKRGARVIATTHYPELKAYGYNREGVINASVEFDIETLSPTYKLLIGVPGRSNAFEISKRLGLNDQVIETARSYIGADTNQVENMIASLEESRRQAEADMEEANDFLKSAEKLHKDLQKQMAEFYEQKDAMHEKAAEKAGNIVEKAKAEAEEIIRDLRKMRMEKHAEVKEHELIEAKKRLSEAAPQMSSAKNKLKPKNNKHVFEAGDEVKVLSFGQKGNLLEKVSDNEWQVQIGILKMKVAEKDLEYIKSPKIVETKPVATVKGKDFHVSLELDLRGERYENALLRVEKYIDDALLAGYPRVSIIHGKGTGALRQGVQEYLKNHKSVKKIRFGEAGEGGTGVTVVEFK from the coding sequence ATGCAAGAAAGAGTATTGAAGATACTTGAGTTCAATAAAGTGAAGGAACAGCTGCTTGAGCACGTTTCTTCATCCTTGGGAAGAAAAAAAGCCATAAATATTCGCCCTTCCACTGAATATGAAGAAGTAATCCGCAGGCAGGAAGAGACAGATGAAGCCGTGACAGTACTTAGAATTAAGGGGAATATACCTCTTGGAGGCATTTTTGATATTCGTCCTCATGTGAAGAGAGCGGTCATTGGAGGGATGCTTAGTCCCCAGGAACTTAATCAGATATCCAGCACGATTCATGCAAGCAGGCAGATGAAAAGGTTCATCGAGGAATTTGCTGAGGAAGAAAGCAGCCTGCCGATCCTGCTGGGATATACAGATAAAATTATCGTATTGGCTGAGTTGGAAACGTCTATCCGCAATGCCGTTGACGACAATGGAGAAGTGCTTGACAGTGCAAGCGAGACTCTCCGTTCCCTTCGAAATCAGCTGCGCACGAAAGAATCACGTGTAAGAGAGCGCCTGGAGAGCATGATTCGCTCCTCCAGTGCTCAAAAAATGCTTTCTGATGCGATTATTACAATCCGCAATGACCGGTTTGTCATACCTGTAAAGCAGGAGTACCGGGGACATTACGGAGGTATTATCCATGACCAAAGCTCCTCTGGCCAGACATTATTTATTGAGCCCGCGTCCATTGTTCAGCTGAACAATGAATTGCAGGGCATCAGGGTAAAAGAACAGCAGGAGATCGAACGGATTCTCATCGCGCTGTCAGGACAAACCGCTGAAAACAGCAGTGAATTGGAGACTATTGTTGATGTGCTTGGGGAAATCGATTTTATGTTTGCAAAAGCCAGGTACAGTAAACGCATAAAAGCTTCAAAGCCAAAAATCAATAATGATGGAAAGATTTCATTATTCAAAGCCCGGCATCCGCTTATTCCGATTGATGAAGTAGTGGCAAATGATATTAAGCTCGGAGCTGAATATTCTACCATTGTCATTACGGGGCCAAATACCGGCGGTAAAACAGTTACATTAAAAACAGTTGGACTTTGTACATTAATGGCTCAGGCCGGTCTTCAGATCCCGGCGCTGGATGGTTCTGAAACGGCTGTATTCGGAAATGTTTATGCTGATATCGGGGATGAACAGTCAATCGAACAGAGTTTAAGTACCTTCTCTTCGCATATGGTTAATATCGTGGATATTCTTGACCAGGTTGACTTCAATAGTCTGGTATTATTCGATGAACTTGGTGCAGGTACAGATCCCCAGGAAGGTGCTGCCCTGGCGATTTCCATTCTTGACGAAGTATACAAGCGGGGGGCAAGAGTTATCGCCACGACTCATTATCCTGAACTGAAAGCCTATGGCTACAACAGAGAAGGAGTTATCAACGCCAGTGTAGAATTTGATATTGAAACGCTAAGTCCAACCTATAAGCTGCTGATTGGGGTTCCGGGCCGAAGCAATGCCTTTGAAATTTCCAAACGGCTTGGACTCAATGATCAAGTAATTGAGACCGCAAGATCCTATATCGGTGCAGATACAAACCAGGTTGAGAATATGATTGCATCACTTGAAGAAAGCCGCAGACAAGCAGAGGCTGACATGGAAGAAGCCAATGATTTTTTGAAAAGTGCAGAAAAACTTCATAAGGATCTGCAAAAGCAAATGGCTGAATTTTATGAGCAAAAAGATGCCATGCATGAGAAGGCAGCAGAGAAAGCCGGGAATATCGTTGAGAAAGCCAAGGCAGAAGCAGAAGAAATTATCCGTGACTTAAGAAAAATGCGCATGGAGAAACATGCTGAAGTGAAGGAACATGAGCTGATAGAAGCAAAGAAACGCCTGTCCGAAGCTGCACCGCAGATGAGCTCGGCAAAGAATAAATTAAAGCCAAAGAATAATAAACATGTTTTTGAAGCAGGCGATGAGGTAAAAGTTCTGAGTTTTGGACAAAAAGGGAATTTGCTTGAAAAGGTGTCTGACAATGAATGGCAGGTTCAAATCGGCATCTTGAAAATGAAAGTTGCCGAGAAGGATTTAGAATATATCAAGAGTCCAAAAATTGTTGAAACAAAACCAGTTGCAACCGTAAAAGGCAAAGATTTTCATGTGAGCCTTGAACTTGATTTACGGGGCGAACGATATGAAAACGCACTATTAAGAGTGGAGAAATATATAGATGATGCCCTTTTGGCTGGATATCCACGTGTCTCCATCATTCATGGTAAAGGGACTGGTGCTTTGAGGCAGGGTGTTCAGGAGTATCTAAAAAATCACAAGTCAGTTAAAAAAATTCGATTTGGTGAAGCAGGAGAAGGCGGCACAGGTGTTACAGTCGTTGAATTTAAATAA
- the polX gene encoding DNA polymerase/3'-5' exonuclease PolX, whose protein sequence is MSINKKDVVRLLETIAVYMELKGENPFKTAAFRKAALALESNDESLTEIDDFTKLSGIGKGTAAVIEEYIKEGKSSVLDELKEEVPSGLIPLLQLPGLGGKKIAKLYKELGVENATDLEDACRNKKVRGLAGFGEKSEEKILAALENAGTRLERLPLAFMLPIAEGIEAALEEMKDIEKYSRAGSLRRMRETIKDLDFIIATDNPASVKEQLLSLSGIKEVIAAGDTKVSVVFEHSYDISADFRLVEPHEFATTLHHFTGSKDHNVRMRQLAKERGEKISEYGVENTETGEILTFKDEEEFYAHFGLPLFPPEIREDGKEVDEYTQDMELISLEDIKGDLHMHSTWSDGAYSIEEMIEACRARGYKYMAITDHSQYLKVANGLTADRLRSQKEEIKRLNEQIDDFTILSGVEMDILPDGSLDYDDELLEELDIVIASIHSSFSQPKEKIMARLKTALHNAHVDIIAHPTGRLIGRREGYEVDMEMLIELAKETNTALELNANPNRLDLASEHIRQAQEAGVKIVINTDAHKIDTLNHMEIGVSAAKKGWIKKASVLNAMETEDLLKFLKERE, encoded by the coding sequence GTGAGTATAAATAAAAAAGATGTTGTGAGGCTTTTAGAAACAATCGCTGTTTATATGGAATTAAAAGGAGAAAATCCTTTCAAAACAGCTGCCTTTCGAAAAGCGGCACTGGCACTTGAATCAAATGATGAAAGCTTGACTGAAATTGATGACTTTACAAAGCTATCCGGCATCGGGAAAGGAACCGCTGCTGTTATTGAGGAGTACATAAAAGAAGGAAAGTCTTCTGTACTGGATGAATTAAAAGAAGAAGTGCCTTCTGGATTAATTCCTCTGCTTCAGCTCCCAGGACTGGGCGGCAAGAAAATTGCCAAGCTATATAAAGAACTAGGCGTCGAAAATGCCACAGATCTTGAGGATGCGTGCCGCAATAAGAAGGTCCGCGGACTTGCAGGTTTTGGGGAAAAATCGGAAGAAAAGATACTCGCTGCCCTTGAAAATGCAGGAACCAGACTGGAACGGCTGCCGCTTGCATTCATGCTGCCTATAGCAGAAGGCATAGAAGCCGCCCTGGAGGAAATGAAGGATATAGAAAAATACTCAAGGGCAGGAAGCTTAAGGAGAATGAGGGAAACAATCAAAGACCTCGACTTTATTATAGCTACAGACAATCCTGCTTCTGTCAAAGAGCAGTTATTAAGTTTATCCGGGATCAAAGAAGTGATCGCCGCAGGAGATACAAAGGTTTCCGTTGTTTTTGAACATTCCTATGATATATCGGCTGATTTCCGTTTAGTTGAGCCGCATGAATTTGCCACAACACTCCATCATTTTACTGGATCGAAGGACCATAATGTCAGGATGCGCCAGCTTGCAAAAGAGCGCGGGGAAAAAATCAGTGAATACGGAGTTGAAAACACAGAAACAGGTGAAATCCTTACTTTTAAAGATGAAGAGGAATTTTACGCCCATTTCGGACTTCCACTCTTCCCGCCTGAAATTAGAGAAGATGGGAAAGAAGTTGATGAATATACGCAAGACATGGAATTAATATCTCTTGAAGATATTAAGGGTGACCTTCATATGCACTCAACCTGGAGTGATGGCGCCTATTCCATTGAGGAAATGATTGAAGCATGCCGTGCCCGTGGCTATAAATATATGGCTATAACAGACCATTCTCAGTACTTGAAAGTGGCGAACGGTTTGACTGCTGATAGACTTCGCAGTCAAAAAGAAGAAATAAAGCGGCTTAATGAGCAAATCGATGATTTCACGATTCTGTCAGGAGTGGAAATGGATATTCTGCCCGATGGATCGCTTGATTATGATGATGAACTTCTAGAAGAATTGGACATTGTCATTGCTTCCATTCATTCTTCTTTTTCACAGCCGAAGGAAAAAATCATGGCTCGCTTGAAAACGGCGCTGCATAATGCCCATGTCGACATCATTGCCCACCCTACGGGAAGATTGATTGGCCGCAGGGAAGGCTATGAAGTAGACATGGAGATGCTCATCGAGCTTGCAAAGGAAACAAATACAGCCCTTGAGCTGAATGCAAACCCGAACCGTCTGGACCTTGCTTCCGAGCATATCAGACAAGCTCAGGAAGCCGGTGTGAAAATAGTGATTAATACTGATGCACATAAAATAGACACTCTAAATCACATGGAAATCGGCGTTTCTGCGGCAAAGAAGGGATGGATCAAGAAGGCTTCCGTTCTAAATGCAATGGAAACAGAAGATTTGCTCAAATTTCTGAAAGAACGCGAGTAG
- a CDS encoding electron transfer flavoprotein subunit beta/FixA family protein produces MNIYVLMKRTFDTEEKITISGGKINEDGAEFIINPYDEYAIEEAIQVRDANGGEVSVVSVGTEEAEKQLRTALAMGADKAVLINTEDDLDYGDQYTTAKILSEYLKDKDADLIIAGNVAIDGGSGQVGPRVAEILGISYVTTITKLDINGSSATVVRDVEGDSEVIETSLPLLVTAQQGLNEPRYPSLPGIMKAKKKPLDELELDDLDLDEDDVEAKTKTIEIYLPPKKEAGKVLEGELEGQVKELVKLLHTEAKVV; encoded by the coding sequence ATGAACATCTACGTATTAATGAAGAGAACATTTGATACTGAAGAAAAAATTACAATCTCCGGCGGCAAAATCAATGAAGATGGCGCTGAATTTATCATTAATCCATATGATGAATATGCAATTGAAGAGGCAATCCAGGTTCGTGATGCGAATGGAGGAGAAGTGTCAGTTGTTTCTGTGGGAACAGAAGAAGCTGAAAAGCAGCTCCGTACCGCTCTTGCGATGGGTGCCGATAAAGCTGTATTAATAAACACAGAAGATGACCTTGATTATGGGGACCAGTACACGACTGCAAAAATTTTATCCGAATACTTGAAAGACAAAGATGCTGACTTAATCATTGCTGGAAATGTAGCAATTGATGGCGGTTCGGGACAGGTTGGACCTCGTGTAGCAGAAATTTTGGGCATTTCTTATGTAACAACTATTACTAAGCTTGATATCAATGGCAGCTCTGCGACAGTAGTGCGCGATGTTGAAGGGGATTCAGAAGTAATTGAGACATCACTTCCATTATTGGTCACTGCCCAGCAGGGTTTAAATGAACCGCGCTATCCGTCCTTGCCGGGAATTATGAAGGCAAAAAAGAAGCCTCTTGATGAACTTGAGCTTGACGATCTTGATCTTGATGAGGACGATGTTGAAGCTAAAACAAAGACAATCGAAATCTATTTGCCGCCTAAGAAAGAAGCAGGAAAAGTTCTTGAAGGCGAATTGGAAGGTCAAGTTAAGGAACTAGTAAAGCTTCTTCATACTGAAGCCAAAGTTGTCTGA
- a CDS encoding enoyl-CoA hydratase yields MEYLKWSQQDLVATITIERPPANALSSGLLKELSAVLDEVEDNEEIRVILIHGEGRFFSAGADIKEFTTIESGEDFSNLANFGQDLFERMEKFPKPIMAAIHGAALGGGLELAMGCHFRLVAENAKLGLPELQLGLIPGFAGTQRLPRYVGAARAAEMLFTSDPITGLEAVQYGLANHAYPEEQLLDNAYNMAKKIAKKSPGSIKAAIELLNYGKTGQFYEGVKKEAELFGEVFVSEDGKEGISAFIEKREPNFTGK; encoded by the coding sequence ATGGAATATCTAAAATGGTCCCAACAGGACTTAGTGGCGACGATCACTATTGAACGCCCGCCTGCGAATGCTCTTTCATCAGGTCTTTTGAAAGAGCTTTCAGCTGTCCTGGATGAAGTTGAAGATAATGAAGAAATTAGGGTAATCCTTATTCATGGGGAAGGCAGATTCTTCTCGGCAGGTGCTGATATTAAAGAATTTACAACCATTGAAAGCGGAGAAGATTTTTCAAACTTGGCGAACTTTGGACAGGATCTCTTTGAAAGAATGGAAAAATTCCCTAAGCCAATTATGGCAGCGATTCATGGAGCAGCATTGGGCGGCGGCCTGGAGCTTGCTATGGGCTGTCATTTCCGTCTCGTAGCTGAAAACGCAAAGCTTGGCCTTCCGGAGCTTCAGCTTGGATTAATTCCTGGTTTTGCCGGAACTCAGCGGCTTCCCCGATATGTGGGTGCTGCGCGTGCAGCAGAAATGCTTTTTACAAGTGACCCAATTACCGGGCTTGAGGCAGTGCAATATGGTCTGGCTAACCATGCCTATCCTGAGGAGCAGCTTTTGGACAACGCTTATAATATGGCGAAGAAGATTGCTAAGAAGAGTCCTGGATCGATTAAGGCGGCCATTGAGCTCTTAAACTACGGAAAGACCGGACAATTCTACGAAGGTGTTAAAAAAGAAGCGGAATTGTTTGGAGAAGTATTTGTTTCTGAAGATGGCAAGGAAGGTATATCTGCGTTTATTGAAAAGCGTGAACCAAATTTTACCGGAAAATAG
- the zapA gene encoding cell division protein ZapA, whose product MSEIQRNRTSVDIYGQQYVIVGSESSSHVRLVASLVDDKMREISSKNPSLDISKLAVLTAVNAVNDYIKLTDRLERLENELNRVKDGK is encoded by the coding sequence TTGTCAGAGATACAAAGAAATCGAACAAGTGTAGATATTTATGGACAGCAATATGTAATAGTAGGCTCAGAGAGCTCCAGCCATGTTCGCCTTGTCGCTTCGCTGGTTGACGATAAAATGCGTGAGATCAGTTCGAAGAATCCTTCACTCGACATTAGTAAGTTAGCCGTGCTAACCGCAGTCAATGCTGTTAATGATTATATAAAGCTAACAGACCGTCTGGAACGGCTGGAAAACGAATTAAATAGAGTAAAGGACGGAAAGTAG
- the rnhC gene encoding ribonuclease HIII yields the protein MSQVVLLKKPNELSEMKAYYSGSLNDKQPPGSVFAAKVPGCSITAYKSGKVLFQGSGCEIEAKKWGDIARSAQPSKKTSPAAAKLPENISSLSVIGSDEVGTGDYFGPITVVAAYVKKDQIPLLKELGVKDSKNLGDEKIIEIAKQIKDIVPHSLLTLHNEKYNKLQQTGMSQGKIKALLHNQAIGHVLGKIAPEKPEAILIDQFAKEEVYFNYLKNQKTIQRERVFFSTKAEGIHLAVAAASILARYAFVRHFENLSTKAGFRLTKGAGPKVDEAAARLIREKGREALPAFVKLHFANTDKALKLYSRKYE from the coding sequence ATGAGCCAAGTAGTACTTTTAAAAAAACCCAATGAATTATCAGAAATGAAGGCCTATTATTCAGGCAGCCTAAATGATAAGCAGCCTCCTGGAAGCGTATTTGCTGCAAAAGTGCCTGGATGTTCGATCACTGCCTATAAATCAGGCAAAGTCCTCTTTCAGGGAAGCGGATGTGAAATAGAAGCTAAAAAATGGGGAGATATCGCCCGCAGTGCACAGCCAAGCAAAAAAACCAGCCCTGCCGCTGCCAAATTGCCGGAAAATATCAGTTCCCTTTCTGTCATAGGATCAGACGAAGTGGGTACCGGTGATTATTTTGGCCCCATCACGGTTGTTGCAGCTTACGTAAAAAAAGATCAAATCCCTTTACTGAAGGAGCTTGGAGTTAAGGACTCCAAAAATCTGGGAGATGAAAAAATCATTGAAATCGCAAAACAGATAAAAGATATTGTTCCCCACAGCCTGTTAACCCTGCATAATGAAAAATACAATAAGCTTCAGCAAACAGGGATGTCACAGGGGAAAATCAAAGCATTACTGCACAATCAGGCAATCGGGCATGTTTTAGGGAAAATTGCACCTGAAAAGCCTGAAGCCATTTTGATCGACCAGTTTGCAAAGGAAGAGGTTTACTTCAACTACTTGAAAAACCAGAAGACCATTCAGAGGGAAAGGGTTTTTTTCAGTACAAAAGCGGAAGGAATCCACCTCGCAGTTGCGGCAGCATCAATCCTGGCCCGCTATGCGTTTGTGCGCCACTTTGAAAATCTTAGCACAAAGGCCGGTTTTCGGCTCACTAAAGGCGCCGGTCCGAAGGTTGATGAAGCAGCAGCCCGGCTGATCAGAGAAAAAGGCAGAGAAGCGCTGCCAGCTTTTGTGAAGCTCCACTTTGCCAATACGGATAAAGCCTTAAAGCTTTATAGCCGGAAATACGAGTAA
- a CDS encoding CvpA family protein has product MLDLAIIIILVFGFFIGLKRGFILQLIHLTGFIIAFIVARMYYGELAPKLTLWVPYPSFSSDSAIQTLFENADLEDAYYRAIAFVVIFFAVRILLQIIGSMLDFVAHLPVLKQLNVWAGGILGFIEVYLIMFILLYIAALVPIEVLQVPINNSFMAELMVKNTPVLSNQLKEMWVEYMAA; this is encoded by the coding sequence ATGCTGGATCTTGCAATTATCATTATTTTGGTTTTTGGCTTTTTTATAGGCTTGAAAAGAGGATTTATCCTCCAATTAATTCATTTGACTGGATTCATTATTGCTTTCATTGTAGCCCGTATGTATTACGGCGAACTAGCACCTAAGCTGACCTTATGGGTGCCATATCCAAGCTTTAGCAGTGACTCGGCGATTCAGACGTTATTTGAGAATGCAGATCTTGAAGATGCTTACTATCGCGCCATTGCATTTGTCGTGATTTTTTTTGCGGTAAGAATATTACTGCAGATTATCGGAAGCATGCTTGATTTTGTTGCCCATCTACCTGTTTTAAAACAGCTGAATGTTTGGGCTGGCGGCATTCTCGGATTTATCGAAGTCTATCTTATCATGTTTATTCTATTATACATAGCCGCACTGGTTCCAATAGAAGTGCTGCAGGTGCCGATCAATAATTCCTTTATGGCAGAATTAATGGTTAAGAATACGCCTGTTCTCTCTAACCAGCTCAAAGAAATGTGGGTTGAATATATGGCTGCGTAA
- a CDS encoding TetR/AcrR family transcriptional regulator, with translation MKKTKPKYRQIIDAAVVVIAENGYHQAQVSKIAKQAGVADGTIYLYFKNKEDILISLFQDKMGYFVEKIEEKIAGKEKAAEKLLMMVESHFRMLSEDRHLAIVTQLELRQSNKDLRHKINEVLKGYLALVERILADGRESGEFQADLDIRLARQMIFGTMDETVTTWVMNEQKYDLTALAKPVHKLLISGCGKP, from the coding sequence TTGAAAAAAACAAAGCCTAAATACCGGCAAATTATTGATGCGGCTGTAGTCGTGATCGCTGAAAATGGATATCACCAGGCACAGGTATCAAAAATTGCCAAACAGGCTGGTGTTGCTGATGGCACCATATACTTATATTTTAAGAACAAAGAAGATATATTAATATCCCTCTTTCAGGATAAAATGGGCTACTTTGTTGAAAAAATTGAAGAAAAAATTGCAGGAAAAGAGAAAGCTGCAGAGAAACTATTAATGATGGTAGAATCACACTTTAGAATGCTCTCGGAAGACAGGCACCTGGCAATTGTAACCCAGCTTGAATTGAGGCAGTCCAATAAAGATCTTCGCCATAAAATTAATGAGGTGCTCAAAGGATATCTCGCTTTAGTGGAAAGGATTCTTGCTGACGGCAGGGAGAGCGGTGAGTTTCAAGCTGACCTGGACATAAGGCTCGCACGACAAATGATTTTTGGCACCATGGATGAAACAGTAACCACATGGGTAATGAATGAGCAAAAATATGATCTTACTGCTTTGGCAAAGCCTGTTCATAAACTTTTGATCAGCGGGTGCGGAAAACCTTGA
- a CDS encoding long-chain-fatty-acid--CoA ligase, whose translation MAEAKPWLKQYPAEIPSTLSYPKQPVQDYLKNAAEEFPEKIAIHFMGKEFTYKYIYDSSLKLAAYLQNLGIEKGDRVAIMLPNTPQSVISYYGILMAGGVVVQTNPLYMERELEYQMKDSGAKAIITLDILFPRVSKVMPQTELKHLIVTAIKDALPFPKNLIYPFIQKKQYGLVVNVKHEGHNHLLTEILKWPAEPLKIHDFDFEEDLALLQYTGGTTGFPKGVMLSHSNLVSNTAMCKAWLYKCRRGEETVLGILPFFHVYGMTTVMILSVMDAHKMVLLPKFDPETTLKTIHKQRPTLFPGAPTIYIGLLNHPDIKKYDLSSIDSCISGSAALPVEVQQKFEEITGGKLVEGYGLTESSPVTHANFLWDRPRVKGSIGVPWPDTDAAIFSLETGEALPAGEVGEIAVKGPQVMKGYWNRPEETVQTLRDGWLLTGDLGYMDENGYFYVVDRKKDMIIAGGFNIYPREIEEVLYEHPAVQEVVAAGIPDPYRGETVKAYIVLKEGKEATEEELNQFARKHLAAYKVPRLYEFREELPKTAVGKILRRALVDEEKKKFKEEEEKRA comes from the coding sequence ATGGCAGAAGCAAAACCATGGCTTAAGCAATATCCGGCAGAAATCCCCTCAACCTTGTCATATCCCAAACAGCCGGTACAGGATTATTTGAAGAATGCTGCAGAAGAATTTCCGGAGAAAATAGCCATCCACTTTATGGGAAAGGAATTCACATATAAATATATATATGACTCTTCCCTGAAGCTTGCTGCATATTTGCAGAATCTCGGAATTGAAAAAGGGGACCGCGTGGCGATTATGCTTCCGAATACTCCGCAGTCCGTTATCAGCTATTATGGAATTCTGATGGCTGGCGGGGTTGTTGTCCAGACAAATCCGCTGTATATGGAACGGGAATTGGAATACCAAATGAAAGACTCAGGAGCAAAAGCAATCATTACATTGGATATCTTATTTCCAAGAGTGAGCAAAGTGATGCCGCAGACAGAATTGAAGCATCTAATTGTAACCGCTATCAAAGATGCTCTTCCATTCCCTAAAAATCTAATATATCCTTTTATCCAGAAAAAACAGTATGGCCTTGTCGTAAATGTAAAACATGAAGGGCATAACCATTTGCTGACGGAGATTTTAAAATGGCCGGCGGAACCTCTGAAAATCCATGACTTCGATTTTGAAGAAGACTTGGCATTACTGCAATACACAGGCGGCACAACCGGTTTTCCAAAGGGTGTCATGCTTTCGCACAGCAATCTGGTATCCAATACAGCAATGTGTAAAGCCTGGCTTTATAAGTGCAGGCGCGGCGAAGAAACAGTGCTGGGCATACTTCCGTTCTTTCACGTGTATGGAATGACAACAGTTATGATCTTATCTGTTATGGATGCTCACAAAATGGTCCTCCTTCCGAAATTTGATCCGGAAACGACCCTGAAAACCATTCATAAGCAGAGGCCGACCTTATTCCCTGGTGCCCCAACGATTTACATTGGGTTATTGAACCATCCTGATATTAAAAAATATGATTTATCTTCCATAGACTCTTGCATCAGCGGATCTGCTGCCCTGCCCGTTGAAGTCCAGCAGAAATTTGAAGAAATAACAGGGGGAAAGCTTGTCGAGGGCTATGGTTTGACGGAATCTTCACCTGTTACACATGCGAATTTCTTATGGGACCGCCCCCGGGTCAAAGGCAGTATAGGTGTCCCCTGGCCTGATACAGATGCAGCCATTTTTTCACTGGAAACGGGAGAAGCCCTTCCGGCAGGAGAAGTTGGCGAAATTGCAGTTAAAGGTCCTCAGGTAATGAAAGGCTATTGGAACCGCCCGGAAGAAACAGTACAGACCTTAAGAGATGGCTGGCTGCTTACAGGTGACCTGGGCTATATGGATGAGAATGGATACTTCTATGTAGTGGACAGGAAGAAAGATATGATTATTGCGGGGGGATTCAATATTTATCCGCGTGAAATAGAAGAAGTGCTATACGAGCATCCAGCCGTGCAGGAAGTGGTTGCTGCAGGTATACCTGACCCATATCGCGGAGAAACAGTAAAAGCATATATTGTACTGAAAGAGGGCAAAGAAGCAACGGAAGAAGAACTGAATCAGTTTGCAAGAAAGCATCTTGCAGCTTATAAGGTTCCAAGACTATATGAATTCCGCGAGGAGCTTCCTAAGACAGCTGTTGGTAAAATACTGAGAAGGGCATTAGTAGATGAAGAAAAAAAGAAATTTAAAGAAGAAGAGGAAAAGCGGGCTTAA